In Paenibacillus sp. G2S3, a single window of DNA contains:
- a CDS encoding copper amine oxidase N-terminal domain-containing protein, which yields MKLKKIVATAIVTVLLVPSMAMAANNGAVNPNVKTPASDLRATLSQLLSTHFEYQALTTLKEYQGTMDAETAKDMLEKNADEMKAAVKSIYGQAGADQFAEIFSSQYNDSANLGTAVKNGNATQEAEVKKDLLQEFPTELGNFLGTATAGNLPAATATQVLSAHEKDVQDFFYSYIKGDYDAAYEHFTVGFKRMSDIGSALAGAIVKQFPDKFDNTVVVTPANDLRATLDQLLAIHFFYQSMTTLEQYKGAPDAETVREQLEKNANEMSAAVKSLYGQAGADQFAQIFSSQYSNSADLGIAVKNNDMTQEGKVKMQLLQDFPTALGNFLGTATGGKLPAATATQVLQAHEQDVQDYFYNYIKGAYEKAYNVFAAGDKRMYVIGTALADAIVQQMPEKFTTQVTPSQPASSNNMTTIWMKVGSKQLIINDKTTQMDTTPFLWNNWTFIPLRYLSEGIGAQVGWDASTDTITVKAGDDTLTFWVGKDYMMVNNVKKEIGTPVIIKDGRTAVPLRFITELLGWHVDFQKADGSITLTKAMK from the coding sequence ATGAAGTTGAAGAAAATTGTTGCAACAGCAATAGTCACAGTACTACTGGTTCCGTCCATGGCGATGGCAGCGAATAATGGGGCAGTGAATCCAAATGTTAAAACACCAGCCTCGGATCTGAGAGCGACTCTTAGTCAGCTCCTCTCGACTCATTTTGAATACCAGGCGCTGACTACGTTAAAAGAATATCAAGGGACAATGGATGCAGAAACAGCAAAGGATATGCTGGAAAAGAATGCGGATGAAATGAAGGCAGCTGTGAAATCGATCTACGGTCAAGCGGGTGCCGATCAATTCGCGGAAATCTTTTCTTCTCAGTATAATGACAGTGCCAATTTGGGCACAGCTGTGAAGAATGGGAATGCAACACAAGAAGCAGAAGTGAAAAAGGATTTGTTACAGGAGTTTCCGACTGAGCTTGGTAATTTTCTAGGTACGGCAACTGCTGGTAATCTGCCTGCGGCTACGGCAACACAAGTGTTGAGCGCTCATGAGAAGGACGTTCAAGATTTCTTCTACAGCTACATTAAAGGGGACTACGATGCCGCATACGAACATTTCACTGTTGGATTCAAACGGATGTCCGATATTGGCTCGGCACTTGCCGGAGCCATCGTTAAGCAATTTCCAGATAAGTTCGACAATACAGTTGTAGTAACGCCCGCAAATGATTTAAGAGCGACGCTCGATCAACTGTTAGCCATTCATTTCTTCTATCAATCCATGACCACACTTGAGCAGTATAAAGGTGCGCCAGATGCGGAGACCGTTAGAGAACAGCTCGAAAAAAATGCGAATGAAATGAGCGCTGCTGTTAAATCATTATACGGTCAAGCGGGTGCCGATCAATTCGCACAAATCTTCTCATCGCAATACAGCAACAGCGCTGACTTGGGCATAGCCGTGAAAAACAACGACATGACCCAGGAAGGAAAAGTGAAAATGCAGCTTCTGCAAGACTTCCCAACTGCGCTTGGTAATTTCCTTGGTACGGCAACGGGTGGTAAACTACCTGCTGCGACTGCAACGCAAGTACTGCAAGCGCATGAACAAGATGTGCAGGACTATTTCTACAATTACATTAAAGGCGCCTATGAGAAAGCCTATAATGTTTTCGCTGCTGGGGATAAAAGAATGTATGTGATCGGCACAGCACTGGCTGATGCCATCGTTCAACAAATGCCAGAAAAGTTCACTACCCAGGTAACTCCATCACAACCAGCTTCATCTAACAACATGACAACAATCTGGATGAAGGTCGGAAGCAAGCAGCTGATCATCAATGATAAGACCACACAAATGGATACAACTCCTTTCCTGTGGAACAACTGGACGTTTATCCCTCTTCGTTATCTGAGTGAAGGAATCGGAGCGCAAGTTGGTTGGGATGCAAGTACTGATACGATCACGGTCAAAGCAGGGGATGATACGTTGACTTTCTGGGTCGGCAAAGATTATATGATGGTTAACAATGTGAAAAAAGAAATTGGTACACCAGTGATTATAAAAGATGGCCGCACCGCCGTTCCACTACGTTTTATTACTGAACTGCTTGGCTGGCATGTTGATTTCCAAAAAGCAGATGGGTCGATTACGCTGACTAAGGCAATGAAGTAA
- a CDS encoding MerR family transcriptional regulator encodes MRIGELTKRAGVTPRTIRYYESIGLMPPGEREGNGQHYYSEETLERLRKIDQLKKLGLSLEEIRGVVDLYFIDPSGVQTKQKVLTILRQHLTETDQKMSELQLFRNELQTQIEYFERWFSEREES; translated from the coding sequence ATGAGAATCGGAGAGCTAACCAAACGAGCCGGGGTAACTCCGCGTACGATTCGATACTATGAGAGTATAGGGCTTATGCCGCCTGGTGAACGTGAAGGCAATGGACAACACTATTACAGTGAAGAGACGCTTGAACGCTTACGAAAAATTGATCAGTTAAAAAAGTTAGGGCTCAGCTTGGAAGAAATACGTGGTGTAGTTGACCTTTATTTTATTGACCCTAGTGGTGTACAAACCAAACAGAAAGTACTCACAATTTTACGCCAGCATCTGACTGAGACGGATCAGAAAATGAGTGAACTACAGTTATTTCGAAATGAATTACAGACTCAAATAGAATACTTTGAACGCTGGTTTTCTGAAAGAGAAGAGAGCTAG
- a CDS encoding aldo/keto reductase, with protein sequence MENQTNGMGLSRLGLGCGRMSNATGDADRKESIATIHAALDAGISFINTADFYSSGHNEMLIGEALKGYRREQAYISVKFGGLLAPNGSMYGLDVRPLTVKNYLTYTLKRLNLDYIDLYQPARIDLSIPVEETIGAISDMVKAGYVRHIGLTQVGAETLRKAQAIHPIAMVESEYSLFNRKIEQDILPTARELGIGVVAFGTLAHGLLGGNWSKNKVDVNNTRIPLYFKENIDSNLSLVEALSEIAIEKQVTVSQLALAWMLSKGEDIMPQIGARRVNQLQESMKSLEVKLSDHDIKRIEEAIPEHAIAGGSFPEIHFKNGVIPR encoded by the coding sequence ATGGAAAATCAAACAAACGGGATGGGATTATCCAGACTTGGGCTCGGCTGCGGTCGGATGTCAAATGCTACCGGAGACGCTGACCGAAAAGAAAGCATAGCAACGATCCACGCCGCACTTGATGCAGGAATCTCATTTATTAACACAGCCGATTTCTATAGCTCTGGTCACAACGAAATGCTGATTGGTGAAGCACTCAAAGGTTACAGAAGAGAGCAGGCTTATATATCTGTAAAGTTTGGAGGGTTATTAGCACCTAATGGTTCAATGTATGGATTAGATGTCAGACCGCTAACGGTAAAAAACTATCTTACTTATACATTAAAGAGATTGAATCTAGACTATATAGATCTTTATCAGCCGGCAAGAATTGATCTAAGCATCCCCGTTGAAGAAACTATAGGAGCGATTTCCGATATGGTTAAGGCAGGGTATGTCAGACATATAGGGCTTACACAAGTTGGAGCGGAGACTTTAAGAAAAGCTCAGGCAATACATCCGATTGCTATGGTAGAATCCGAATATTCTCTTTTCAATCGAAAAATTGAACAAGATATTCTACCGACAGCTAGAGAGTTAGGAATCGGCGTTGTAGCGTTTGGGACTTTGGCTCATGGGCTGCTTGGTGGCAACTGGTCAAAAAATAAAGTGGATGTGAACAACACCAGAATTCCGTTATATTTCAAAGAAAACATAGATAGCAATCTATCGCTTGTTGAAGCATTAAGTGAAATAGCTATAGAAAAACAAGTTACTGTATCACAGCTTGCTTTGGCTTGGATGTTATCTAAAGGAGAAGATATCATGCCTCAGATTGGGGCTAGACGGGTAAATCAGCTTCAAGAATCCATGAAATCGCTGGAGGTTAAGCTGAGTGATCATGATATTAAAAGAATTGAAGAGGCTATCCCAGAACATGCGATTGCTGGGGGAAGCTTTCCTGAGATCCATTTTAAAAATGGAGTCATCCCCCGCTAG
- a CDS encoding DinB family protein — protein sequence MKRRHEVLFEQLNTYRSELLEMVAEVSETEADIIPQGFNNNIRWNLGHIYVDQYLWIQALTKEDIPFPMGFNEWFGYGTSPYRFTDETPTFSELIPILQLQPQVIQELYQDRLEEEFTPTEMGMHTIEQMLIRTIFHEGLHMGAIQALMRQLRKEVGESLTY from the coding sequence TTGAAAAGAAGACATGAAGTTTTGTTTGAACAGCTGAATACATACCGGAGTGAGTTACTGGAAATGGTGGCTGAGGTATCTGAGACAGAGGCTGATATTATCCCTCAAGGTTTTAATAATAACATCCGATGGAATTTAGGTCATATCTATGTAGATCAATATTTATGGATACAAGCACTGACCAAAGAAGATATCCCATTTCCAATGGGATTCAATGAATGGTTCGGTTACGGTACAAGTCCTTACCGATTCACGGATGAGACGCCGACATTCTCTGAGCTAATTCCGATTTTACAGCTACAGCCACAGGTCATTCAGGAGTTGTATCAAGATCGCCTGGAGGAAGAGTTCACCCCGACTGAAATGGGGATGCATACTATTGAGCAGATGTTGATAAGAACGATTTTTCATGAAGGGCTACATATGGGTGCGATTCAAGCATTGATGAGACAGTTACGAAAAGAAGTAGGAGAAAGTTTGACATATTAA